A genomic segment from Acyrthosiphon pisum isolate AL4f chromosome A3, pea_aphid_22Mar2018_4r6ur, whole genome shotgun sequence encodes:
- the LOC103308991 gene encoding electron transfer flavoprotein subunit beta encodes MARVLVGVKRVIDYAVKIRVKPDKSGVVTDGVKHGLNPFDEIAVEEAVRLKEKKIASEVIAVSCGIPQAQESLRTALAMGADRAVHVEVPQPQYDSLLPLHVSKILARVAVDEKADIVIVGKQAIDDDSNQTAQMTAAILGWPQATFASEVTVADGNVLVKREVDGGLETVKVKLPAVISADLRLNEPRYATLPNIMKAKKKPIKKLTAADVGVDLAPRQQVLSVEDPPTRQAGSVVPDVDTLITKLKEKGHL; translated from the coding sequence ATGGCCCGCGTTTTGGTCGGCGTTAAGCGCGTAATCGATTACGCGGTAAAGATCCGCGTCAAGCCGGACAAGTCTGGCGTCGTCACCGACGGCGTCAAGCACGGCCTGAACCCGTTCGACGAGATCGCCGTCGAGGAGGCCGTCCGCCTCAAGGAGAAGAAGATCGCGTCCGAGGTGATCGCCGTGTCATGCGGCATACCCCAGGCCCAGGAGTCGCTGCGCACCGCTCTCGCGATGGGTGCAGACCGTGCCGTCCATGTCGAGGTGCCGCAGCCCCAGTACGACTCTCTGTTGCCGCTGCACGTGTCCAAGATTCTGGCTAGGGTGGCGGTGGACGAGAAGGCAGACATTGTCATTGTTGGCAAGCAGGCCATCGACGACGATTCTAACCAGACGGCCCAGATGACTGCGGCAATATTGGGCTGGCCACAGGCCACATTCGCTTCTGAAGTGACCGTAGCGGACGGCAACGTGCTGGTGAAGCGCGAGGTGGACGGTGGCTTGGAGACAGTCAAAGTCAAGTTGCCAGCAGTTATCAGTGCCGACTTGCGACTCAATGAACCACGGTATGCCACATTGCCAAATATCATGAAAGCAAAGAAGAAGCCCATCAAAAAGCTCACGGCTGCAGATGTTGGCGTAGACTTGGCGCCACGTCAACAAGTGTTGAGCGTAGAAGACCCGCCCACCAGACAGGCTGGTTCCGTTGTGCCTGACGTCGATACTCTCATTACCAAGTTGAAAGAAAAGGGTCATTTGTAA
- the LOC100159644 gene encoding vacuolar protein sorting-associated protein 53 homolog: MSTINDEKFDVVRTETLVYSVEVQKAIDEILPSDDPLDKPDFDTIDYINNLFPTEQSLTNIDDVINSLECKVDSIDNDIRSVIRGQIEVNKDGKAELEEAQHYIKHLFSQIREIRQKAEHSEEVVKEITLDIKQLDCAKKNLTTSITTLNNLHMLVSGIESLRGLTTKRKYGEIVMPLQGVTDVMEHFKNYTDIPHIAQLSTEVKQLQKSLATQIMADFREAFSGPNAKNFVPNRQMTEACLVVSILEPKVKDELLEWFIDLQLSEYTHLFDSTEDVAWLDKLNQRYAWFKRQLLQCEEKFRAMFPVQWELSERIAVEFCKITKNELSKLMVKRKNEIDVKLLLFAIQKTVAFENLMAKTFNGNTIVQNNEKSLNNITKQPIINTETEEILQPFSEELQISNVPENIPSLIQKTEPKLNSSPFYGLISDCFQPFLYIYIDSVDKNLSELIERFVSDNKITLAKENIDEQTATVLPNCADLFLFYKKSLVQCTELSNHNPMLALATVFQKYLKEYATKVLEVNLPKLSHPATSLTTNVSNMTKDLIKDLQLLPSGMTEASVKNINCTPQELAKICCILTTADYCMETTQQLEEKLKEKIDPSLVGKICMTNENDLFQNIIFMSINLLVQHLEADLEPALNNMTKVPWQNITAVGDQSEYVTIMTTHLRGVVPIVRTYLSTSRKYFTKFCITFANSFIPKFIQHLYKCKPLSNIGAEQLLLDTHSLKTILLDLPSMNLDDNRKAPASYTKVVVKGMTKAEMILKLVMAPTIKHYTSFVDQYLKLLPESDMTEFQKILEMKGLKAAERNELLNIFRPRNPTGSFVTSTAALSSLKQYTSLIKKNLISNSSNN; this comes from the exons atgtcaacCATCAACGATGAAAAATTTGATGTAGTTAGAACTGAGACATTGGTGTACTCGGTAGAAGTACAAAAAGCAATAGATGAG ATACTGCCGAGCGATGATCCACTGGATAAACCAGATTTTGACACGATAGATTACATCAACAATCTGTTTCCTACTGAACAGTCGCTTACTAATATCGATGATGTTATTAATTCACTAGAATGTAAAGTAGACTCCATAGATAATGATATACGATCAGTCATTAGGGGACAAATTGAAGTTAACAAG GATGGTAAGGCTGAGCTTGAAGAAGCCCAACATTATATCAAACACCTTTTCAGTCAAATTAGAGAGATCAGACAGAAAGCTGAACATAGCGAGGAAGTTGTTAAAGAAATTACGTTAGATATCAAACAATTAGACTGTGCCAAAAAGAATCTTACAACTTCAAttacaacattaaataatttgcatatgcTTGTTTCTGGTATCGAGTCGCTCAG AGGGTTAACTACAAAACGTAAATATGGAGAAATTGTGATGCCTCTACAAGGTGTAACTGATGTTATggaacatttcaaaaattacacaGATATACCACACATTGCTCAGTTATCTACtgaa GTAAAACAACTTCAAAAGTCTTTAGCAACACAAATTATGGCAGATTTTCGTGAAGCATTTTCTGGACCAAATGCAAAGAATTTTGTACCTAACAGACAAATGACTGAGGCTTGTTTAGTTGTTTCAATTTTAGAGCCAAAAGTCAA AGACGAATTGTTAGAATGGTTTATAGATCTTCAACTCTCCgagtatacacatttatttgatAGTACAGAAGACGTAGCCTGGTTAGACAAGCTCAACCAACGATATGCTTGGTTTAAACGTCAACTTTTACAGTGCGAAGAAAAATTTAGGGCTATGTTTCCTGTTCAATGGGAGTTATCTGAAAGAATTGCAGttgaattttgtaaaatcactaa AAATGAGCTTTCTAAACTGATGGTTAAACGAAAAAACGAGATTGATGTCAAGCTTTTACTGTTTGCAATTCAAAAAACAGttgcatttgaaaatttgatggCAAAAACTTTTAATGGCAATACAAttgttcaaaataatgaaaaatcttTGAACAATATAACt aaacaaCCAATAATCAACACTGAAACTGAAGAAATTCTTCAACCATTTTCGGAAGAATTACAAATATCTAATGTGCCGGAAAATATTCCATCGCTTATACAAAAAACTGaacctaaattaaattcatCACCATTTTATGGTTTGATAAGTGATTGTTTTCAACCATTtctctatatttatattgacagTGTAGataa AAATCTGTCAGAACTGATTGAGCGTTTTGTAAGTGACAACAAGATAACATTGGCGAAAGAAAATATTGATGAGCAAACAGCTACAGTTCTACCAAATTGTGctgacttatttttattttataagaagtcaCTAGTACAATGCACTGAGCTCAGTAATCATAATCCAATGCTTGCATTAGCAACAGTATTTCAGAAATATCTTAAAGAATATGCGACTAAAGTACTAGAAGTTAACCTTCCGAA ATTAAGTCATCCAGCCACATCTCTAACTACAAATGTTTCAAACATGACCAAAGACCTAATTAAAGATTTACAACTTCTTCCAAGTGGGATGACTGAAGctagtgttaaaaatataaattgtacaccACAAGAGTTAGCTAAAATTTGTTG tatactaaCAACTGCCGATTACTGTATGGAAACAACACAACAGttagaagaaaaattaaaagaaaaaattgaccCTTCCCTAGTTGGAAAAATTTGCATGACcaatgaaaatgatttatttcaaaa TATTATTTTCATGTCTATTAATCTTTTGGTTCAACATTTAGAAGCTGATTTGGAACctgcattaaataatatgaccAAA GTTCCATGGCAAAATATTACAGCAGTCGGTGACCAAAGTGAATATGTTACTATTATGACAACACATTTGAGAGGTGTTGTTCCTATTGTACGAACATATTTATCAACatccagaaaatattttacaaagtttTGTATTACTTTTGCCAA TTCATTCATACCTAAATTTATCCAACATTTGTATAAGTGCAAGCCGCTATCAAATATTGGCGCCGAACAATTGTTGTTGGATACACATTcactcaaaacaattttattagacTTGCCATCGATGAACCTTGATGATAATCGTAAAGCTCCGGCTAG ttataCAAAGGTTGTAGTAAAAGGAATGACAAAAGCAGAAATGATATTGAAATTAGTAATGGCTCCAACAATAAAACACTACACATCTTTTGTCGaccaatatttaaaactattaccaGAATCTGATATGacagaatttcaaaaaatattagaaatgaaG GGTTTGAAAGCAGCTGAACGAAATGagcttttgaatatttttagacCTAGGAATCCAACTGGAAGTTTTGTTACAAGTACAGCTGCATTGTCtagtttgaaacaatatactagtcttataaaaaaaaatttgatttctaATTCTAGCAATAATTAA
- the LOC100159826 gene encoding uncharacterized protein LOC100159826 — translation MYEQPSLLKTAYYACNKIERNKFDLLETPNVKMSSCCELLFEFLKINKNLDEGNDRQTMFSRSQFRINDERFKYICEQAAIHGHIDCMKLAHKVGVPWVVEGWRTVFTVCDRALEMGHTECLKYAFENGCRWGLYTCVLAAMYGRLECLVYARENGCRWDENTCAFAAMRGHLDCLVYARENGCPWNERTCFSAEKMGHLDCLAYARENGCPWDKDLCNSNKYLV, via the coding sequence ATGTACGAACAACCTAGCTTGCTGAAAACGGCGTATTACGCTTGCAACAAGATCGAGCGTAACAAGTTCGACTTGCTGGAAACACCGAACGTGAAAATGAGTAGTTGTTGCGAGTTGCTgttcgaatttttaaaaatcaacaaaaaccTAGACGAGGGCAACGATAGGCAGACCATGTTCAGCAGATCGCAATTCCGCATCAATGACGAGAGGTTTAAATACATATGTGAACAAGCAGCAATACACGGGCACATCGATTGCATGAAACTTGCTCACAAAGTCGGTGTCCCTTGGGTAGTGGAAGGTTGGAGGACCGTGTTTACAGTGTGCGACAGGGCTTTGGAAATGGGCCATACGGAGTGTTTAAAATACGCCTTCGAGAACGGGTGCCGCTGGGGCCTGTATACGTGTGTCTTGGCTGCAATGTACGGTCGTCTGGAATGCTTGGTttacgcacgggaaaatggATGCAGATGGGACGAAAATACATGTGCCTTTGCTGCTATGCGCGGTCATTTGGACTGTCTGgtttacgcacgggaaaacgggtgcccctgGAACGAGAGAACATGCTTCAGCGCCGAAAAGATGGGTCACCTAGACTGCTTAgcttacgcacgggaaaacgggtgcccatGGGACAAGGATTTGTGCAACAGCAACAAATATCTGGTTTGA
- the LOC100161863 gene encoding eEF1A lysine and N-terminal methyltransferase-like encodes MNLVPEKNSDFSKTEYWDSFFTKRKATFEWYGNYENLKRLLTRYISAKDDILMSGCGNSDLSINLYSDGFTNMTCVDNSEVVIANMNNKHKNKYPGLVYEIEDILNTKYANEKFSAIIDKGTLDALMPDGEVESLTRAMKIENGWIIRVCQCTEVEDSPDFNGQPVFMVVCIKVNKIPGTNPVLEWNPDGLTNERLDSINYLLEIVIDTQKSVSMCFDLTKCRMEDMSNNYRFEINCSQTKKPRYTIMIVESRTQKNPNKMTFAAFIVPRGREHEWLFSSKEGQDTLRQNCNVDRLAIISMHRGQIYKNLKQVQGELSRLMLKIAPQGVIRRGATILFLSLEQLGDRKIIMESKNEHSGNFVIEEVIGQKGETYRRLVFLNMPHIIQSEAKLLTENGEIKIDYSHFLSDYIPYLGLGVGILANQLNKEFKILLIGLGGGVLTNLLLNAYKNVNIVAVEIDPVIYKIAKEAFGLLEDSRLEVNVCDGLEYICNAVKNNDKYDAVVYDVDAKDPTLGLSGPPKAFLRQDMLNNIKSLIGKDGLFLLNFVCRASDVKTEILNVLKTNFKQLTLLKIAEDICRVLLAGNSDKAFDAYLLEQTAVYMNQCTKSNPLIACDIIDISALKENIEDI; translated from the exons ATGAATTTGGTGCCCGAGAAAAACAGCGACTTCAGTAAAACGGAGTATTGGGACTCTTTTTTTACAAAACGTAAAGCTACTTTCGAGTGGTATggtaattatgaaaatttaaaacgtttactCACCAGATACATTAGTGCTAAAGATGATATATTAATGTCAGGATGTGGAAATTCTGATCTTAGTATAAACTTGTACTCTGATGGATTCACCAACATGACTTGTGTGGATAATAGTGAAGTTGTAATTgccaatatgaataataaacataaaaataaatacccagGTCTAGTTTATGAAATTGAGGATATATTGAATACCAAATATGCCAATGAAAAGTTTAGTGCCATTATTGACAAAGGAACCCTGGATGCTTTGATGCCGGATGGTGAAGTGGAGTCTCTTACACGTGCAATGAAGAT TGAAAATGGTTGGATAATTCGTGTTTGCCAATGTACAGAAGTTGAAGACTCACCAGATTTCAATGGCCAACCTGTATTTATGGTAGTCTgcattaaagtaaataaaatacccGGAACTAATCCAGTTCTTGAGTGGAATCCAGATGGACTTACAAATGAAAGATTAGATTCCATAAATTATCTATTAGAAATAGTTATTGATACTCAGAAATCTGTTTCAATGTGTTTTGATCTCACTAAATGTCGAATGGAAGACATGTCAAATAATTATCgatttgaaattaattgttCCCAAACAAAAAAACCTCGATACACAATTATGATTGTTGAATCTCGTACtcaaaaaaatccaaataaaatGACTTTTGCTGCATTTATTGTTCCTCGAGGTCGAGAACATGAGTGGTTATTTAGCAGCAAAGAAGGGCAAGATACACTCCGACAAAATTGTAATGTAGATCGTTTAGCTATTATAAGTATGCATAGAGGACAGAtctataagaatttaaaacaagtacAGGGAGAACTATCAAGACTTATGTTGAAAATAGCACCACAAGGTGTCATAAGACGTGGTgcaaccatattatttttatcattagaaCAACTTGGTGACAGAAAAATCATTATGGAAAGTAAAAATGAACACTCTGGAAATTTTGTAATAGAGGAAGTAATTGGGCAAAAAGGTGAAACTTATAGACGTTTAGTATTCCTTAACATGCCTCATATCATTCAATCCGAAGCAAAATTACTGACTGAAAATGGAGAGATCAAAATTGATTATTCCCATTTCCTCAGCGATTACATACCATATTTGGGCCTCGGTGTGGGCATTTTAgcaaatcaattaaataaagaatttaaaatccTTTTAATTGGTTTGGGTGGTGGTGTACttactaatttattgttaaatgcttataaaaatgtaaatattgtagcTGTAGAAATAGATCCAGTCATATACAAAATAGCCAAAGAAGCTTTTGGACTGTTAGAGGACAGCAGATTAGAAGTAAATGTTTGCGATGGTCTCGAGTATATATGCAATGCtgtcaaaaataatgataaatatgatGCAGTAGTATACGATGTTGATGCTAAAGATCCTACATTGGGTTTAAGTGGACCACCAAAAGCTTTTTTGAGACAAGATATGttgaataacataaaaagtTTAATCGGAAAagacggtttatttttattgaactttgtCTGTCGTGCATCTGATGTTAAAactgaaattttaaatgttttgaagaCTAATTTCAAACaactaacattattaaaaattgctgAAGATATTTGTAGAGTGCTGTTAGCAGGAAATAGTGATAAAGCATTTGATGCATACCTTTTGGAACAAACTGCTGTATACATGAACCAATGCACCAAAAGTAACCCACTCATTGCTTGTGATATCATTGATATTTCTGCTTTGAAGGAAAATATTGAAGATATTTAA
- the LOC100166750 gene encoding POC1 centriolar protein homolog B — MATDIECLKWNTTSFKPSNVLNRTEYTLALKPSHWLNLKTKGHSIKLSYLGLTQRLASLDNLNNLYVYDWSKADLKTIKTKYEHNSRLTSLTSNSLGNKIVTCSDNGKIQIWNHKFSSWKILAEFRGHYQCVRNVQYSVDNNYLISCSNDKTFKIWDCQSNKFLASNMFHRNWVNIAKFFKEDKLVVSCSRDSYVQVFDCCSGKCVAKFNLSPDFAESLSLKEEFSIAVGTNQGSVQIFDLRALKVLQKYNEHTSQVNCVQFQHKTPCLVSVSKDKKLNVYDTNEGRFLYSIDHFNEIRSMNISLDDKLLATTSFHFENEITLWATETL, encoded by the exons atggctaCTGATATTGAATGTTTGAAATGGAATACAACAAGTTTCAAACCATCCAATG ttttgaacCGTACAGAATACACTTTAGCGCTGAAACCGTCACATTGGTTAAATCTGAAGACAAAGGGCCACTCAATAAAACTGTCATATTTAGGACTAACACAAAGATTAGCATCTTTAGACAAtctgaataatttatatgtttatgattgGTCCAAAGCtgatttaaaaaccataaa GacaaaatatgaacataatagtAGACTTACAAGTTTGACGAGCAATTCTTTAGgaaataaaatagttacatGTTCAGATAatggaaaaattcaaatatggAACCATAag ttttctagCTGGAAGATTTTAGCTGAATTCAGAGGTCATTACCAGTGTGTACGGAATGTTCAGTATTCTGTcgacaacaattatttaatatcttgttcaaatgataaaacatttaaaatatgggATTGTCAATCTAATAAGTTTTTAGCTAGTAATATGTTTCATCGTAATTGGGTGAACATAGCAAAATTTTTCAAAGAAGACAAACTTGTTGTTTCCTGTTCAAGAGATTCGTATGTACAAGTTTTTGATTGTTGTTCTGGAAAATGTGTTGCAAAGTTCAACTTGAGTCCag ATTTTGCAGAATCACTTTCACTAAAAGAAGAGTTCTCAATAGCGGTAGGTACAAACCAAGGGTCTGTACAAATTTTTGATCTGAGagctttaaaagttttacaaaaatacaatgaaCACACAAGTCAAGTAAATTGTGTTCAATTTCAACATAAGACTCCGTGTTTAGTATCTGtttcaaaagataaaaaattaaat gtttacgATACTAATGAAGGGAgatttttgtattcaattgaTCACTTTAATGAAATAAGATCAATGAATATTTCCTTGGACGATAAATTACTTGCAACAACATCGTTTCATTTTGAAAATGAG attacTTTATGGGCAACTGAGACACTGTAA
- the LOC100164047 gene encoding ubiquitin-conjugating enzyme E2I-like has translation MAATRRLQKELADIRDSGLKSFRDIQVDETNILAWQGLILPENPPYNKGAFRIEINFPAEYPFKPPKINFKTKIYHPNIDEKGQVCLPIISAENWKPATKADQVIQALIALVNDPEPEHPLRAELAEEYLKDRKKFFKNAEDYAKKFGEKRPSD, from the exons ATGGCCGCCACGAGGAGACTTCAAAAA GAACTAGCAGATATCCGCGATTCTGGACTTAAGTCATTCCGTGATATTCAGGTTGATGAAACAAACATATTAGCTTGGCAAGGACTGATTTTAcct GAAAATCCCCCATATAATAAAGGGGCATTTagaatagaaattaattttcctGCCGAGTATCCATTTAAACCACCTAAAAtcaatttcaaaactaaaatttaccaTCCCAACATTGACGAAAAAGGCCAGGTTTGTTTGCCAATCATTAGTGCTGAAAATTGGAAACCCGCTACCAAGGCTGATCAAG TTATTCAAGCTTTAATTGCCCTAGTCAATGATCCTGAACCAGAACATCCTCTACGTGCCGAGTTAGCAGAAGAATACTTGAAAGATCGTaagaagttttttaaaaatgctgaAGATTATGCCAAAAAATTTGGTGAAAAAAGACCATCTGATTAG